GCAGTTTTGAGGCACTGCTGTATCCATTCAGAAcgaatttattgagcacctagtcttgccaggcactgtgctggaagCTGCACATTTAGATACAATCAAGGAGCTCAAAACGTAGCGGGCCTTGAGGGCGGTCTTATTTGCACCTCAGGACAGCCCGAGTGACGAGCAGGGTGGGATTTTGCATCCTCATTTAACTGAAGTCAAGGACAAGACTGGTAATGTGGGAGGTCAATGTGCGTGCCCCGAATTAAGTGCACAGCCCTGAAAACAGAGGCTCCTCACTCTCAGGGGAGACACTGAGTCCAGTGACCTGAAGGGAAAGTGGGGACCTGACCTGATGTTCCCTGGGGATGCAGATAGCCAAACAGCTCTGTTCTGGTCTACAAATGGGCAAATATATCAATGGAACTGGGCTCCCAAGGTGTGAAAAGGTAAAAGGAGCCTGTTTGGTTTCGTCTGTGCTAGTTACTAGGGGGACAATaacagctgcttttttttttttggtgtgggcACTTTAAAATCTCAACTCTGGCATCTCCCTGCAGACATATGCAGCATGCCCAAAGAAGCTGGCCCCTGCATGGCTCTTTTCCATCGTTGGTGGTATGATAAGACAAATAATTCTTGCTCCAGCTTCATCTATGGTGGTTGTAGAGGAAACAATAACAATTTCCAATCCCAAGCCGTGTGCCAGAGCGCCTGCTCTGCAAAGGGTGAGTCCCAGGGGCCCCAGTCTCTCATCCTTGCCAGGGCCACTCTGAGGGGGGGAGTGTGGGTGTTGCTTGGCCCATACCAGAATAGTTGCATCCTTGACAGACCAAGTGAAGATCAGGAACTGACCAGCCACGATCAGCAGGTAAGAATGAGCCTTGCAGAGGGTGGGACCATGGCTTGCTGGGAAACTGAGGTTGGGAGGGGGTGTGGTTGTGGATCAAAGCTGGCAAGTATTAGGAGTGGGAGAGGATGCAGACATAGTGAGGTCTCAGAGACCAACTTCAGAGAGATCACAGGACATCCAGCCTAGTGCTGGAGAGGTGGACCAATCACCCCTTCCAGGCCATCAATTTCCCCTCATGAGTCTTCGCCAGCAACCCACTCCCAGCCACATCCCATTCAGAGTTTTCCAGAAAAGCCCACTTCCTTTTAGTCTTCTGTGAAAAGATGTACAAACATAACTTCAAGATTAGTTTGGAAAATAAGCTGAGTCCTAGAAGCTCAGTTGGTCCTATCCTCCGTTCTCAACAGGCTCTAATTCGTGAATGTGAAAGGATACACTGCAGCTGCCACCGGGATTCAGTTTATGACCAAGCGCTGTCCATGTGGCTGCAGATGATCCAGGCTGGCTTCCACTGTTCCACTTCCAGTGTTCCAAGGCCTTAGAGCTCCCCTAAACTGAATCCTGGTGCctgtctcccctttctccatCTCAGCCTCTTTTTAGACATAATCTTTCTCTTTTGATCCCATCTCTATGCTTCTTATCTTTATGTACAACTTCTAGAGCTGCTTGTTTATATCTGTGAAGCTCTCATTTTCCCCAATAAAGCACTTTATTTAGTCTTGTGCCTCTGAGGCTGAATAATTTACGTCTATTGGCATATCACACTTTGCAGGGAGTAAAGGGTCATTGAGGTTTCTGGTGACAGCATTAAAGGGAATGAAGATACTCAGAACCTTGAGAGTTGAGGATTCCAAGGGTGTTACTATACTATTCCTCTGTTTTTTCAAAGCATCATATGGCCCTTTTAAGGCAAGAGCTCTTGGGTGCTGCTACTTTCTAGGAGAAGGGCATGGGTGAAAGTAAGTTTATTTGGGACCTTTCAAGAAATACAAGTTGAGGAGTGGGATAAGTGATACAAAGAAGAGAGGAGTTGATTATGTGTTCGTTACTGTGGTGGGAAAATGCAGCTTAATCCCATTAGGGACCTTCCAAAGAACCTTGTAAAACCTGCCTTTGAATTTTCTTCATTCATGAGAAAGCTGAGGTGTTTAGTCATTGATTTTCATCCTCTACTGGATGCAATGTTGGTTGTTAAATCCCTCACTCTTCCAGACTCTTCTGCATGCAAGCTGACCAAGTTCCTAGGAAGTCAGAGAGAACTCCGAGCAGAGAAGCAGAGCTCTGATACTTGAAGTGGGAAGCTGTTGGTGTGCATCGGATATAATTCAGCCACTGGAGCTTCCGCGGTCGCCCAGTAGTTGGgactccgcacttccactgcagggggtgtgcaTTCAATTGCTTGTCAGGGAACAGAGATCCTGTGtgctgtggccaaaaacaaaacaaaatttagccataaaaaggaatgaagcactaATGCATGCTACActgtggatgaacctcaaaaacattccACTAAGAAGTCACACAGGGGCGgtagctgagaggagctaccccaggtccgaggtaaggagcagtggctgtgctttgctagagcagcggtgaagagataccccacgtccaaggtaagaaaaacccaagtaagatggtaggcactgagagagggcatcagagggcagacagactgaaaccacaatcacagacaacaggccagtctgatcacatggaccacagccttgtctaactcaatgaaactaagccatgccgtatggggccacccaagacgggcgggtcatggtggagaggtctgacagaatgtggtccactggagaagggaatggcaaaccacttcagtattcttgtcttgagaaccccatgaacagtgtgaaaaggtaaaaatataggacactgaaagatgaactccgtgggtcggtaggtgcccagtatgctactggagatcagtggagatataacttcagaaagaatgaagggatggagccaaagcaaaaacaacacctagttgtggatgagactggtgatagaagtgaggttcaatgctgtaaagagccatAAATGTAGCATTTTGAAGTAGCTGGGAAAAGTATTCATTTTTGCTTGCATATTTGTTAATATCTTTACTCCATAAATTGCTGTTACTAAAATCAAcactaaaagaatgaaaataaagtgttcatttgcttttttgctaaaaaaaaaaaaaagagcaatattgcataggaacctggaatgtcaggtccatgaatcaaggcaaattggaagtggtcaaacaggagatggcaagagtgaatgtcgacattctaggaatcagcgaactgaaatggactggaatgggtgaatttaactcagatgaccattatatctactactgcgggcaggaatcccttagaagaaatggagtagccatcatggtcaacaaaagagtccaaaatgcagtacttggatgcaatctcaaaaacaacacaatgatctctgttcatttccaaggcaaaccattcaatatcatggtaatccaagtctatgccccgaccagtaatgctgaagaagctgaagttgaacaattctatgaagacctacaagaccttctagaactaacaaccaaaaaagatgtcctttttgttataggggactggaatgtaaaagtaggaagtcaagaaacacctggagtaacaggcaaatttggccttggaatatggaatgaaccagggcaagggctaatagagttctgccaagagaaagcactggtcatagcaaacaccctcttccaacaacacaagagaagactctacatgtggacatcaccagctggtcgacactgaaattagattgattatattctttgcagccaaatatagagaagctctatacagtcagcaaaaacaagaccaggagctgactgtggctcagatcatgaactccttgttgccaaattcagacttaaattgcagaaagtaggaaaaaccactagaccattgaggtatgacctaaatcaaatccgttatgactatacagtggaagtgagaaatagatttaagggactaaatctgatagacagagtgcctgatgaactatggatggaggttcgtgacattgtacaggagacagggatcaagaccatccccaagaaaaagaaatgcataaaagcaaaatggctgtctgaggaggccttacaaatagctgtgaaaagaagggaagcaaaaagcaaaggagaaaaggaaagagccaccatttgaatgcagagttccaaagaatagcaaggagagataagaaagccttcctcagcaatcaatgcaaagaaatagaggaaaacaacagaatgggaaagactagagatctctttaagaaaattagagataccaagggaacatttcatgcaaagatgggcttgataaaggacagaaatggtagggacctaacaaaagcagaagatattagaagagatggcaagaatacacagaagaactgtacaaaaaatatcttcacgacccagataatcacgatgttgtgatcactcacctagagccagacatccacattctggaatgtgaagtcaagtgggccttagaaagcatcactacaaacaaagctagtggaggtgatggaattccagttgagctattccaaatcctaaaagatgatgctgtgaaagtgctgcattcaatatgccagcaaatttggaaaactcagcagtggccacaggactggaaaaggtcagttttcattccaatcccaaagaaaggcaatgccaaagaaagctcaaactaccgcacaattgcactcatctcacacgctagtcaagtaatgctcaaaattctctaagccaggcttcagcaatatgtgaatcgtgaacttccggatgttcaagctggttttagaaaaggcagaggaaccagacatcaaattgccaacatctgttgggtcatcaaaaaagcaagaaagttccagaaaaacatctatttctgctttattgactatgccaaagcctttgactgtgtggatcaccataaactgtggaaaattctgaaagagatgggaataccagaccatcttacctgcctcttgagaaacctgtatgcaggtcaggaagcaacagttagaactggacatggaacaacagactggtcccaaataggaaaaggagtatgttaaagccgtatattgtcaccctgcttatttaacttacatacagagtacatcatgagagacgctggactggaagaagcagaagctggaatcaagactgcggggagagatatcaataacctcagatatgcagatgacaccacccttatggccaaaagtgaagaagaactaaagagcctcttgatgaaagtgaaagacgagagtgaaaaagttggcttaaagctcaacattcagaaaacaaagatcatggcatccagtcccatctcttcatggcaaatagatggggaaacagtggctgactttatttttctgggcttcaaaatcactgcagatagtgattgcagccatgaaattaaaagacgcttactccttggaaggaaagttacgaccaacctagacagcatattaaaaagcagggacatgactttgccaacaaaggtccatctagtcaagtcaagtcaagtctagtcaaggctatggtttttccagtggtcatgtatggatgtgagagttggactgtgaagaaagctgagtgccgaagaattgatgcttttgaactgtggtgttggagaagactcttgagagtcccttggactgcaatgagatccaatcagtccatcctaaaggagatcagtcctgggtgttcattggaaggactgatgttgaagctgaaactccaatactttggccacctgatgctgagagctgacttatttgaaaagaccctgatgctggaaaagattgagggcaagaggagaaggggatgacagaggatgagatggctggatggcatcaccgactcaatgcacatgggcttgggtggactctgggagttggtgatggacagggaggcctggtgtgctgcagttcgtggggtcgcaaagagtaggacatgactgagcgactgaactgaactgaataagtcaCACACAAAAAGTCATATACTATGAGATTCTATTTACATGAACTATCCAGAACAGGTAAATccataaagataaaaagagaatagtggttgctaggggctggaataggctggagagggtgtagagtgactgctaatggtaTGAGGTTTTCTTtaggagtgatgaaaatgttttggaattaaTAAGGTGAAAGTTGTGCAATATTATGAAGGTACTGAAAAGCTACTGCACTGctactttaaaattcttaatgTTATGTAATATGAATTTCACCTCAGTTTACAAAatggattaggaaaaaaaataacgaACTAGAACTGTCTCCTACAGCTGCAAGTAAAATCAGAGACAAGCCAAGAATATGACCTACGGATGCTGCAAGCCTTAAATTGGAAAGTTCAATAGAACATTCTTCAGGCCTCACTGCTGCAGCTAGCTATGAGGTCATAACTGACATTTATTcccccctcctccactccctgCATCACTGATTCCAAATCATACTCCGAGGTGATAGAAGCTCTCCATTAGCTATAACCTCCTCTCCTGCTTTCAAAGCACCACAACTTTAACAGGCACTCTGAATATTTGGTTCATTTTGAAATCAGGCTGTTTCTTCCCCCACATGCTACTCATGACAATACCTTTACTCTTTGACAATGATTAAAGAACAGTGGTGCCTATCCAGTTAGGTGGTactggggtaaagaatccacccatcaatgcaggagatgcagggatctttgatccctgagtcaggaagatcctctggaaaaggaaatggcaacccactccaggattcttgcctggaaaatcctgcggacagaggagcctggcgggttacagtccgtagggtcacaaagaattggacgcaactgaatgactgagcacgcacacacaacgAGAAGGGGTGGcccaaaaagaaggaagagaaagacagaagagaGATGAATGGCAGGGAGAAAGAGACCCAGACAGagggaaatgcaaagaaaaagagagaaataatagGCAGTATAAGAGAAAGGTGtcaagagaagcaaaaacaaacaaaaaacaaaagcagtgtGAGAAAAATAAGCAGACCAAAATAGATACGTCTGGAGAAGAGTAAGAttagaaagaaacaagagaacTGGGATCTTCGTGATCTCCAAACTCCCCCTGGAAAACAGAAGATCCTGAAATCAAATATACCCTTCTGCTTAGGGGGTCTAGAAGCCCCTGACAAGCTTTGTTCTCCTCCCTGGTTGACCAGAAAGCCAGAGAGCCTCAATGAGATGAGAAGAGGGAGCTGCCTATCAAAGAGCTCTTCCCCACAAGGGTTGACGTTGTGGGAGTCAGCTAGTCCCACTGACGGCCTCCGGGGCTTGTCGTTCTCCAGAAGAGGGAGTGTGGCTGGCTTGGCTCCAGTGATGTGTGGTTTCCTGGAGTGTCAAGCTAGGCCGGGGCAGCCAAAGTTCAGAAGCAGAAGCTGCAGAGCAGGAGTTCCTGGTTTTGGTGCTGCCAGCCAGGCGAGTCCCTCCTGTAATGGGGTTCCTCAGAGTTTTGCCAATCCTGATACTATTCATGCTCTTGGGGGGTGTCCAGGAACCTGGGCTGGTGGAGGCATTCTTTCTAAGTAAGTATCAAAGTAAGTATCAAGGCAAGAATTGAAGACTCAGTCTTCCTAGTGGAGAAACTGAGCTTGGCTGGGAGGAAGGAACAAAAATTTTTGCTGATGAGAAATGTGTTCCCCCACCTCTGTCTGAGATCCTGGGGGAGAAAGAACTGTATCCGAAGACCTCCTTTTAGCCCCTTTCCTCCTGGTTAAGATGTCCTTGGTGAATGCAGAAACCCGAGCCTGTGGCAACTGACTTCCCACCATAATTATGAAAGGGCTTCTTCCTGGAAGGGTTTGGATGAAACAGACTAAGGGAAGTTGGGAAAATTCCCCATAAGAAAGgccactccctgcccccagcaccaGCTACATCAACTTCTAAGTCTTCTCACTGTAGCCTTCCAaagtctccccacccccacacccgcACCTACAGGGGATCTTTGTCTTTGGGGTAAAGAAGGGTCTTTGAAGGTCCCCGGAAATGCTGACATAATGAAGACCCCTGCCATTAGCAGCAGAGAGAAAACTGAGCCCTCAGACAGCAGCGGAGCCACGCATGGCAGGGCCAAATCTTGTTCCACTCCCTGGTAGCCGTGTGAACTTGGCAAGTTTACAGCACCTCCTTTTTTACACAGTGTGAATGGTGACAAAGCTTACCCAGAAGAGCTGTAAGGAGGGCTGAAGGGAAAAGAACAGGGACACAGCAAACACTCAATCAGTACTGGTTATAATGATGAGCAGGAGGAGGATGGGGATGGCGGGTGGGGATGGTGCTGACGTCCCGGGCAGCTTGACAATGGCTTTACAAGGTTTGTCACATGAATCCTCAAAACAGCCCTCTCGGCAAAGGAAGAAAATCAAGGTTCAGGGACAGTTTCTGCCACACCGAGGGATGCACAGAATTCAAAAGCCCTGATTCCAGAAAGGGAGTTCGCAACCACTGAGAGCTGCAaccccccctgcccccagccagggAACATCCAAATACGGAAAGGCCAAGTGACCAGAATAGTCCTGGGACGAGCATCTCTGTCCCTGGAACCTTATGGATGATGGGTTTAGAGATCAGATGTTGAGCGGTTATGTGGTTGGGAGTGGGGATATCGTTGGGGAAATTCTGAGCTCCCTGAAGGTGAGAGGTGAAGTGAAAACAGCTTCCCTCCTTTGGTGATGGTGTCCTGGCCCTGGGAAGGGAGGGCTCCAACCCCTTCAAGGTTCCAGATGAGTATATCCTTCTGTCCCTCAGGGCATTGTCCCCGAAACAGGGTAAGATGTGAAATACAAGAAAGAGACCTATGTACGAACAGCAGAGATTGCCCAAAGAAGATGAAATGTTGCCAGTTTAGCTGTGGAAAGAAATGTTTAGATGTCGACAAAGGTAACTCACCAATCCCCTGGGTTACCTGACACCCTCACCCCTACGGCTACTTTCTGCCACCTGTGCTGGTATCGTCATACTCTTCCCCTAGCTTGTTGATGACTGGTCTCTGACCAAGAGACCAGATGCATCTTCAACTTGGCACAAATCCTGTCAAtgctgggctggggagggtgtTGACAGACGTGGGTTTCATCTCATTTCTGCCTCTATTTAGGTGTGTGATGTGAGTAATGTAATTTTTCCTCTAAGGGTCTTAGTTTTCCTATTTCTAAGAAAGGTGCTAAGTAGCTATGGAAGTCTCATCAAATGCCAGCACGGTGGCAGGTGACATGATAGCTATAAAAAAACGGGTATATGATCTGTATTTCCTAGCTTCTTTTCTGGTCTCTCTGTCTGTAGAAATTCTGGATGCCTCTCCTAGACATCTTTGATCTCTTACActcttttctctctgcccttATCATTGAGCTCTAAAGAAGACCTTGTCCATCAagcattattcattcattaaacaaacatttactgtGGCCTTGACACCCGTGATGGGCTCCACTTGCTCAGTGTAGCCGGGGGGACAGGAAAGGAATCTGTGATTTAAGATCTGAAAGATGGATAGAAGGTAGGAAAAATGGAAGGGAAGACGTTTCTGGCacagggaacagcatgtgcaaaggccctgtgtgAGAAGACACCATCCTCAAGctaggaagcccagagagcaGAGAAGAGCATGAGTATGGTAAGAGATGAGCACGATAAAGCTAGAGTAGGTAGAGAAAGCTCTGACAAGGCAGGGCCTTGCCAGTCAGAGTAAAGGATCTTGTCTCAATGTTAAAAGCAACAGACTATCTACATTCAAATCCCTTACCATCTATATGTGACCTTAGGGAAgtgacttagcctctctgagtctcagtttgttcatctgaaaaatgaagatgataagaGGACCTACCTCATAAGactatgtgttaatatatatcaAGTACTGAGAACAATGCCTGACCCTTTAATAACTGTGTGCTCATCGTGCTTCAGACTCTGAGGTTCTAAAGAACTCTATTTGTACCTCCTAGGGCTGTGCACAAAACAGCTGCTCAGTAAATGCTTCCGTTCAGGATTTTTTACTGTAAACATTCCTGAAGCACCCATGCAGGATGAGTTCTGTGCCGTGCGCTAAAATTTTCATGCCTTTGCATCCCACTGTCCTCCCATCCCATGCCTTTGCACATGCTTGGAATGTTCCTTAGGAGGCAGACATCCAAACAGCTCTGCCCCTCAATCTCCCTGCAGATGTGTGCACTTTGCCAAAGGTTCCTGGCCCCTGCAACGCCTACTTTGTGCGCTGGTGGTATGATCAGCAAAAAGAAACCTGCTCCTCATTTATCTATGGAGGTTGCCAAGGGAACAATAACAACTTCCAATCTGAAAGTGTCTGCCATGCTATCTGCCCCCAGAGAAGTAAGTCCCAGTCTCCATGCTAACCTGGGCCAccctgggaggcctggtgttgaCTAGTCCATTCCAGAAGCCTGGCAGTCTTGGGGCTTATGACCCAGAGGTAAGAATGCAGCTCACAGAAGGGTAAGTAGAGGATGTTttgggaaagagagggtgggaaagGGAGCAGTGGTCCAAGGGATGTGGGTGAATATGAAATGAATGGTGGGTACAGACAGAGTAAGCAGAGGTGGTGGAGTAGCTGAGATCAAGTCAGAAGAAGGCCCAGTGAACGGACCCAGAGCTGGGCGCCATGCACCAGCCAGTCGCTCCAGGCCTTAACTTCTATCAAACCTCGTcactgattctttttattttcttaaggtgATTATAGCCAGGGCAACTACATGCTTTATTGACCAAATCAAGATACTTTTAAGAGTGAAAGGAGATGCCATTAATTATTACACTGGGAACAACAGGCATAAACTgggactattggaaaaaccagaacACACGATCACTCTATGAGCCCCTGATGACACTCCacttctgttttctctccctgtgaaatgatataaaaatgacGCCATCTCCTTTCTTCCATTAATTGCAAGCTATGGTCCTGAAGGTGAGAAGGGCCCCAGCATCTCACCAGGACATCATTTTTCATCCTGTTGTCTTGCAGGGTCAGTCAGCTGGCTGGGATAAAGAAAGCTGGAACAACCTCCAGGATTTGGCTCTTATTCCAGGGATCTCTCCAGGTGTGCCTGACAGATGTTCCACGTTGGCTTCCACTGGTTGAATCTCAGCTGCTAAGACCTTGGCGGTTCCCTTGAGGAGCCCCATGATTTGCTTACATCCTTTACTCCAGCTCAGCTATTCTTCAAACACAATGACCTTTGCTCTTTGATCCCTTCTCAGTGTGTGACCCTATTTCTTCAACTTTCAGGGCCCCCATTTATCATTTGGAAACCTCCAGTTCACCCCAATAAAGCGCTCTGTGAGGTCTGAGTTCTCTGCGGCTGAATAATTCACATCTGTTCCCTCTGCAGAGAATACATCATTGGATCTCGCAGTGACACCAACGGAGTATGAAAGAAGAGTATGAAAATCCTGTAGAGGGCTGATGATATTTTTGTCCTGGTGCAATTGCCATAAATTTGCTTAAGAATGGAAACAGAGCAGGTCCAGGTTTTGTCTGGACTAAAGCttggaagttcctttaaaaaggaATGCACACACAGCCCAGGGGGAGGCCGAGTCGGCTGGACCTGCCGGGGACGCGGGGGCGCGAGAAGCAGGACAGGGAGGTTGGCAGGTGTGGGGTGTAGCGAGTGGCGTAGGGAACAGAATTGCTCCCGGGTCCACGATGCAGCCCCCGGATGAGGCCGCAGTATTTACCTTATATGATCGGGCCCCATGGCTGGCGGCGCTGCTGGCCCGGAGCCTGAGACGATTATGAAAACGTGTCAGGCGAAATGGGGCCAGGGACCCGGGGGCTGGGAGGTTAGGGGGAGGCAGTTAGGCTAAGATTTGGGTGACGTTAGGGTGGCCCCAGCAAGCCCTGGTCGATGATGACGTGACCACTGCGCAGTCTGAGTTCTGGGAACTAGGTGATGGAGCGTGTTCTGAGAACGGACTGAGAccgagaaaaaagaaaaaaaaaggaatgcacattaaatttaaaagtgaatATTATTTCAAGTGAGAAAGGAAATTGCACCAattgcaaagtttaaaaagctAGCTAGTACTACTAATTGCACAAAATCCATTTAGATgaattatcaattttttaaaatgtaggacATTATTTCTGTAAAAGTCAATGTCTATGGAAAGATAATTCAGTCTTTGATTTACTGTGGCTGATCAAAAGATGACTATCTTTCTATTTCGATTATGGTGGGGGTGCATAAATAACACAGCCATATGTGATAGTTGTAGTTCTCCTGCAGGTTTGTGCCCTAAAGATACAGGACTTTTAGTAAATTCTCCTTGTATAATTccatcaaaaaagaagaaaatgtatggGACATTTAAAATTGTACATAATGAATTATCAAGTATATTCTTGCTAGTAAAGAGCATCTGTTctt
The Bos indicus x Bos taurus breed Angus x Brahman F1 hybrid chromosome 13, Bos_hybrid_MaternalHap_v2.0, whole genome shotgun sequence genome window above contains:
- the LOC113902760 gene encoding WAP four-disulfide core domain protein 6A-like, translating into MGFLRVLPILILFMLLGGVQEPGLVEAFFLRHCPRNRVRCEIQERDLCTNSRDCPKKMKCCQFSCGKKCLDVDKDVCTLPKVPGPCNAYFVRWWYDQQKETCSSFIYGGCQGNNNNFQSESVCHAICPQRSKSQSPC